AAAACGAGAACACCGTACTGATGCAACTACACTTGgatatttgactttatttagcTGGATTCTTTATACCAAATTTGAGGTGCCTCTTGTACATATTTTCAGCATAGAGGACTGCTCCTCAGCATTTGATGAACGTTTTCTTGTTTATGAGGATTTTCTTATACTGACCTTTGTAagacttttgctgtattttacatGACGTTTTTTTACTAAAAACCTAAATGTACCAGGAACTTGCAAGGAATACAATCTAGTTTTGCACTTTATACATGAATTACAAGGAAAGAGGCCATGTTTAAAtcagaagttaaaaaaaagacgacgacgacaaaaaaaaaaacaaaaaaaacgaaaaCCCCCCCCCTGAATGTATTTTCGCAAAAAGTGAAACGCCATTTTCGCTTTCCACGAAAACTCCAAACGCGTCTCAGGTTCTTCGGGAAGAACTTGGCTCGTCAGGCCCTCGTCATCGGATCCCTTGAAAGAGCAGGGTAGCGGAGCCTTTGCTACATGGGTGTTTTTTCTGCTGCAGAACCGTAGATCTAACTATGCCTATCTTCTTCAGGTGCTCCACCTCCCTTTTGCCCTCCCTGGCTTTATCTTTTGAAGACATTCCTCATCGAACTGCTTTCTGTCCATCGCGGTCTGTCCTTTCAGGCCTCGCACGCTCGGTGCCAAGTGCTAAGAACCATTATGCAAAGCCGTACAATCTGCATTTCCTCACATCATAGTAGCGAATCCTACGTATCGACCACCACACACTATCCTCGTCATTCAGATGTCACGGTATCATCTACAGTAGCTACTGTTTACCTGAGATTTTTCGCATCTTGTAAGTGCTGCCTTATTAATATACAGATATTAGTTGTACTGGTGAAGGGAAGTCACGTGTTTGTAGCTCCACTGAAACGGCGCTCGTTCTCCTGAGGCAAGGTTCCACTTTTCAcctgtaaaattaatataaataaacaaatatatatagatatatacattTTACTCATTTTGTCCAGTTTTGTATAATACTtgtgaactttttattttttttttttcttaagaggTATCATTGCAGCTGTGTGTGGGACATTATGAATGAAGATGTATCTGGGAGACTTCTGcatgttttgtcatgtttttgttttttgttttctctatATCCAGGTTTATCTGGAGAATCCTACCTTTCTTAGGACGTTGTAGACAATCAGTCACATGCTGGGTCCAGCACCTGCAGGATTGTCCTGCGGGCTGCAAAACTGTGTTTCGCATCTACTgaatcagtcttatttttctTGTCCATTTCATGGAATTATGTGGCTGctcaaactgagatttgaagtttacacatacatttacacacacacacacacacacacacacatgcatacacttACACTCAGACAAAAAAGGAACATTCACTCACACCTCGTGCATATGGCCCCTTTGTTGCTTTTCCAAGGTGAAGATACATACCTTGAAGGAAATTATGCTTTGACTAACAAATCTCTATAACATCCATGAATGTGAGAATGCAACACATTGCAATAAAGCACCATGTAAAAAAGGACTGCAAGTGCCATCTTTATATCTAGGGAATGGTAAACGATTTAAACTGTTCAGTAACAGTTGCAGTAAGTATTCTTTTGATGGAACAATACTTGTTATATGAACCAACCAGTCAGGTGGTTCTCACTAATTTTAAGAACAACATAAATGATCAGTTCTTGGTTAATTGCGTTTAACATTAACGatttaataattcaaattaattgtAAAACTGATTCCTAAGTGTTTgcaattcactaaaatgaaccgactcatgagtcattcattcgaGAATCAGACTTCAGTGTTCACTATATAACTTTTTGATTGACTAAAAAGACCGGCTCAAACGAGTCAATAACACAAAATTCGAACTTCATAAGTCGAACTTTTTTccattcactaaaaagaaccaactcGTAGAGCTCTCGTTCGAGAATCGAGCATCACTGGTCATGATGTAACtttatgattcattaaaaagaaccagttcatgaGTCATTCCTTTGAAAATTAGGCTTCACTGGTTGGGATGTAAtcttttgatttactaaaaaagaATCAGATCAAAAACCAAACTTCATTGGCCACAATGtaattttgattcactaaaaagaattggCTCGTAAGGCTCTTTTGTTCAAGAACCGAGCTTCACTGGTCgtgatgtaaacttttgattccctaaaaagaactggctcatagGAATCATTAACTCAAACTTCTTTGGTCACAATATAACTTTTTGATTCATTACAAAGAACTAGCTCCTGGGGCTCTTTTGTTTGAGAATCGAGCTTCACTGGTCATAATGTAactttatgatttattataaagAACCAGCTCATAGGAGTCATTAACTCAAAATCAAACTTCATcaattacaatgtaatttttggttcactaaaaagaaccggctcCTGAGGCTCTTTCATTGAGAATTAAGCATCACTGGTCAGTATGTAACTTTCACGCTTCTAAAGAACCGGTTCACACCTAAAGAAATGGTTCATTCCCTCGAAAATTAAGCTTCACTGGTCGGGATGTAAtcttttgatttactaaaaagaaatgGATCATAGGATTCCTTAAGTCGAAAACTGAACTTCATTGATTACAATGTAACTttctgattcacaaaaaaaaaaacggctcATGAGGCTCTTTCGTTCAAGAATTGAGCATCACTGGTCAacatgattcattaaaaagaagcGGTTCAGAAAAGTCATCCCCTCGAAAATTAAGCTTCACTGGTAAGGATGTAATCTTTTGATTAACTATCAAATAAATAGCTGGATCATAGGAGTCattaatttgaaaatcaggCTTCGTTGGTCACAactttttgattcactaaaaagaaccgatgCATAGGGCACTTTCATTTGAGAATAGAGCATCAATGGTCAAGATGTAACTTTATGCTTCATTATAAAGAACCAGCTCATGAGAGTCATTACCTCGAGAACCAAGCTTCACTGGTCgcgatgtaaacttttgattcactaaaaagaaccggctcaTAGGAATCATTAACTCAAAAATCGAACTTCATAGTTCATATAGTAACtttctgattcattaaaaagaaccagcTCCTGAGGCTCTTTCATTCAAGAATCGAGCTTCACTGGTCACAATGTAactataattcattaaaaacaaccaGCTCATGGGATTCATTAACTTGAAAACTGAACTTCCAGCAGTAACAATGTAactttttgattcactaaatgAGCTTTACTGGTCATAATGTAACCatatgattcattaaaaagaactagCTCATGAGAGTCATTCCCTCGAGAACCGAGCTTTACTGGTCACAATGTAaccttttgattcactaaaaagaacaggCTCATAGGATTCATTAACTCAAAAATCAAACTTCATCGATCACAATGTAACTTTTTGATTTgctaaaaagaactgactcgTAAGGCTCTTTAGTTGAAGAATCGAACATCACAGTGGTCACCATATaactttgattcatttaaaaaaggacTGGTTCACGAGAGTCACTCCCTCAAACTTtggattcactaaaaagaaccggctcaTAGGAGTCATTAACTCGAAAATCAAACTTCATTGGTCACAACTTTTTGATTTTCTAAAAAGAACCGACTCGTAGGGCTCTTTCGTTCAAGAATCGAGTATCACTGGTCATCatatgattcattaaaaagaactggttcatGAGAGTCATTACCTCGCGAATCAAGCTTTACTTCTtgcaatgtaacattttcattcgctaaaaagaaccgactcataaGAATTCTAAAATCGAACTCGGCCACGATGTAactttttgattcattaaaaggaACTAGCTCATATGAGTCATTAACTTAAAAATCGAACTTCTTCGGTCACAATGCAACtttctgattcatttaaaaagaacCGATTCTTAAGGCTCGAGAATCTGGTCGCAATGTAAcctttttgattcatttaaaagaacCGGCTGACAGGATTCATTAACTCGAAAATCGAACTTTATCGGCCACAGTATAACTTTAATTCACTAAAAGAACCGGATCGTTAGGCTACCTCGTTCTAAAATCGAGCATCACTAAGTCACGATGTAACTCTTATGATTCATTTAAAGAACCAATTAATGAGAGTCATTCTCTCGAGAATCAAGCTTCACTGGACGCGATGTATCCTGTTGATTCGCTGGCTCAAAGGAGTCATTGACTTAAAAATCGAACTTCATTGGTCACAAAGCAactttttgattcattaaaaagaaccgaCTCGTAAGGTTTTTTTGAGTTTAAATGGTCGCGATGTAACTTTTCACTAAAAAGAGCGGCTCAAGAGAGTCATTCTCTTGAGAATCAAGCATCACTGGTCACGATGTAACTCCCACCGCACAAATAAACCTTAACAAACCAGTCCAGAATTATAGCACACCAGCACATACATCTTAAGTCTTAGTTTAAACgattaatttgttaaattatacatatttcaGAATTCCCTTCAAATGAGTcgtcatacatttttaaaacatttggtaTTTTTTCAGATTATATTGTACACACCGATGACATTTATTAcccaaaatgatcaaaatgcaaaataaagacattcagttttcatttcagatatTACAGAATTTACATAACTAACTTTCAGTGAGTAACATTTTGCCACAACAAGACACAAAATGTGGATGTAAACCAAAGATATGACGGTAAGGCTGTTCTAGCAGGTTCATTCAGCCACATTCCATTCTGAacagtttgtttatatattatacaattcATAAAGAATTCATTTGAAAAGCTTGAACTTTTTTAGAAAGGGCTGCACAGTTTCTTTAGGGTAGGGCTTCAATGCCAGACATGTGGGGATATTCTCTGGCTGCTCCATCCATAGTTTATGTGCAATATCTTTATCCCGTAGAGTGCTGGAAAGAGTGGAGAGAGAAGCCTCATCTGGTGCCTGCGGGaagaaatatttaacatttagatCTATAGAATGTGTACATATATTAATTGAATGAAATCATCTGTCAgttgttcattcatttaatgactttaatattatttgttaacAATTAGAAATCAAAAACTACTATATAACACTTCCCATCCTATCTAGCACTGCAGGGACAGAAGCATGTGGTGCATGTGCTGTAATTGCAGTACTAACCTGCAGCACTACTTTGTGCATGCTGTCCAGTTCTGCCAGGTATTCTTGAGTATCAGGATCACTGTAGTGTAAATGAATGGCAGCAGTGGCCGCATGACAGGCTTGAGTTATAACCGCTCCTAAAGGCCATGATAAAGTGTGGATCAGGTCTGATCGGACGATCACATACTGGACTAAACGCCTGGACGTGCCACTACTCGGCGTtgccattttattaaatgtgaaaatagcCAGACCGGAAATGACACAGTCAGCGTTCATGTTTACGTTCCGGGTTTATGTCCTCACCTCACTAAAATGTTTGACTGGATGCCCTCTAGTGTTTGTTTGAGGACTCCGATCAATAATGTctaaattaatataacaatGAAGACGTCTTTAtggttttatatagttttatgtatgtttttgggCGACCAACCAAAACCACAAAACTATACGGCTGAAGACAAAAAAGACTGGGTTACAATGTTTTTCTGCATGGAAAGCTGTGCTagatttattgtaaatattttgtgagCAGCAATTTTTCTAATGGAACTAAAGTAACTACACCTTTATTGCCTCACACATTAGAATAACTCAAAAATGCACGTTttattatccaccttatttttcagtgcggaagtaagctgttttgtGGTAATGTGTTAGATGTCCGGTTCATAATCCGCCAAATAACGAGATgaatatcgaagtgcagtaaacggtaaaacagtttgcactacaaactagtgtgttcataatgtgttcataattaagataatgcattacaataatatggtaagacacgccagtttgcaatatcaagcagcaaaacgagctttttgtgcagctaaaaatagctggaagtggatgagaccggaagccagacacaaaaatatacaaatggctgcacccactcttatggggaAAATAAAGTGGATACCAACAAGAATTTGATTATTCAAAACAAcccatgtttttctttttacagaaaaagtatatacactacaattcaaaagtttttgaactgtaagatttgtaatgtttttatttctataatttctttctctgataataataataaattatagtaataatactaataataatacatgttttttgaacagcaaatcatcatattagaatgatttctgaaggatcgtgtgacaatgaagactggagtaatgatgctgaaaatgtagctttgatcacaggaatgaattacatttaaaaatatattcaaatagaaaacagttattttaaatgttaaaaatctcaaaaatgtactgtttttactgtactttggatcaaataaatgcaggcttggtgagcagaagagatttctttaaaaacattaaaaatcataatgtttAAATCTTTTGGTAGTGTATGCATtcaaattatattacaaaagacTAAATAATTAATGCACATTTCAGAAAACCTAGTAAGATAAAGGTACAACGATATGttacttaaacatttaaaaaatgtacactcttattttacattttgatttagttcaacttgatgtactaaaataaacatgtatatgtgaccctggactacaaaagcagtcataagtagcacaggtatatttgtagcaatagccaaaaatacactgtaagggtcaaaattatcgatttttcttttatgccaaaaatcatttggatattaagatcatgttccatgaagatatttagcaaatttcctaccttaaatatatcaaaacttaatacgcattgctaaaaacatcatttggacgactttaaaggcgattttctcagtatttgatctcagtatttttacaccctcagattccagatttttaatttaatttattgtcctatattaacaaaccataaattaatggaaagcgtatttattcagctttcagatgatgtataaatctcaatttcataaaattgacccttataactggttttgtggtccatggtcacatatagacattacaaaattggaaaaatgacaaaaacacacaaaattactacaactttaactcatattaaaatgaaaactataaaaatataaagtaatttaaaaagtgaataaacactataataatataaaataaccaaATGGGAGACCAGTTTAAACAAGCTAAGACCAGCAAACTCACttaggctggtttaagatgttttttctgCAAAATCAGAAAACTGCTTTCCAGCAAAATATTTCTTACaagcattaaaaaaaggagagagagaacgagagagagaacaactgtcattttcttaTATAAAAAAGGCTTGAATGATTGCAGCACCGTTTTATTTTCTCCAAGACATACAGCAATCAATCTAAACTTAAATCTTCATATTCGTGTCCTGCAGTGTGTACCTGCATACAACTGAATTCGCACCTAAAAATTAGGTCTGGAATGTTCATCTCAGAAACTTTCTGGGGACAAAGTACAAAAAATACTCTAGGTCCAACATCATCAAAATGAGCTGATGCCCATTGCTCGTCTCATTTGCTCAAATGTAAGCCAGAATGTCAAAGACCAGGGAGCCtggaaacaaaaacagagttatAATAGCAACACAAGACAATAAAACTtgaataaactcaaatttaaagTAAGCACCATTCTAAACCAAGTTGGTAGAAATCCTTTATAGAGGGAAAAAAATCCTTCTTTTCTCACCGACTGAACTAGACAGTCAGTAGACGACTTGTAAAGAAGACCCCTGcaaatataatgataaaaatgttataacaaACTAAATAACCGTTTCACTTAAATACATATTAGCTTTGAAACTAACCTCCCATTTGAATCCCGTGGCTGGTTCATTACTCTAGTTTTCACCACATCAGCTGGTGTTCCCATAGTAGCTGCGACCAATCCTGAGCATatgctataaaaatattttggaacaAACTGTTGAACATGACATTGTTATGTATGTCAACACAAGTAGTCTAACAGAATTTCACCTTGCCAATCCATGACAAATGCTGTTGTCCGGTATGGAGGTGTTTCTCAGTAAAAAGTGCTTCACGGTATCATACGTCATGAGAtctaaatgtgaaataaaacatttaatgcatTACCAAAAGTCAGTTGCGAATAGATTTCTAAAAGTTTTGACAACTGTACCTCCTAAATTGACCAGTGCAGCTCTCTGAACATTGGGAACCCATCCAGCCCAAAGGCCTCGTATTCCTCCCTCTGCTATGATCTTTGTAAAAGCGTGGTAAACCCCATGCACTCTGTCAGGGAtgaattaaagaaataattcacccaaaCATCTACTTCACCCTCAGGCCAGCCaagatgtggatgagtttgttttttatcagaacagatttggagaaattcggca
This is a stretch of genomic DNA from Labeo rohita strain BAU-BD-2019 chromosome 20, IGBB_LRoh.1.0, whole genome shotgun sequence. It encodes these proteins:
- the ptrhd1 gene encoding putative peptidyl-tRNA hydrolase PTRHD1 — its product is MATPSSGTSRRLVQYVIVRSDLIHTLSWPLGAVITQACHAATAAIHLHYSDPDTQEYLAELDSMHKVVLQAPDEASLSTLSSTLRDKDIAHKLWMEQPENIPTCLALKPYPKETVQPFLKKFKLFK